TCCGAAGGAGTTGAATCATGAGCCACACGTTAGAGCAGTTCGCCGCTGACTGTCACCGCATCCTCAAGGCGGAGCCCGGCCCGGAAGGACGCCAGAAAGTCGTTTCACTGGTCGAGGAGATATGCCAGGACGAGGAATTCATCGCCCAGCACGTCGAAGAGGATCAACCGGAGCGGAAGGTGATCTACGAGGATTCCGAGCTCGGGTTCTGCATCCTGGCCCACCACAACAAGGGCTCCAAGGGGAGCAATCCCCACGACCACGGTCCGGCCTGGGCCATCTATGGCCAGGCCTCGGGCGAGACCGAGATGACCGACTGGGAGAAGGTCGAGCCCGCGGACGAAGGCAAGAAGGGCAAGGCCCGCAAGCTACGCACCTACACCCTCAAACCGGGCATGGCCCATCTGTACAACGAAGGAGACCTTCACTCGCCCTGGCGCGCGGATACCACCAAGCTGATCCGCATCGAGGGCAAGAACATGGCGAAGGTGAAGCGCTATCCCTACGAGGCCGTCTGAGCATCCTTGTCCGGGGATTGCGTTCCCCTTAGTACGACCGGAGGTAACCCATGCGTACGAAACCTTTTGTAAGAGTCTCCCTGCTCGCACTCTTGCTCGCCGTCCCCCTGTGGACCCTCACCGCCGCCGCGCCGGCCGACGCCAAGGAGGTGGTGATCCGCGCCATCTCGGCCTGGCCCCTGAGCATCGACGGCAACACTTGGTACAAGAACTACATCAAGGAAGTGAACAAGCGGGGCAAGGGCGTGGTGCAGATCCGGCTCCTGGGCGGCAACGAGGTGGCATCCGCGTTCGAGCAGTTCCAGGCCCTGCGCACCGGCATCGCCGACATGACCAACTCCGCGCCCGCGTACTACGTGGGTGAGACCGTCGAAGCCGCGGCCATGAGCCTGATCGCTCCCGACAGCCTGGAGAAGTACCTGGAGGCCCTGCGCAAGAGCGGCGCCATGGAGATCATCAACAAGGCCTACCGGGAAAAGTCGGAAATGCGCTTCTTGGGCATCACCGTCGCCGGAACCGGCTTCCGCTTCCTCATGGCCAAGCCCGTCAAGGACCTCGACGGCATCAAGGGCAAGCGGATCCGGGCCTCGGGCGCCCAGGACGCCGCCGCCATCCAGGCCCTCGGCGGCTCGCCCCAGACCCTCCCGGCCAACGAGCTGTACACGGCGTTGCAGCGCGGCGTGGTGGACGGCGCCTACCGCGCGCCCAACGACGCCTGGAGCTTCGGCGAACACAAGGTCTACAAGGCCATGATCGCCACCCCTATCCAGTTCGCGCCGGGCGGCGTCTACATGCCGACGCGGGCATGGGACAAGCTGGCGGACAACGTGAAGAAGGTGCTGGAGGGGACCATCATCGACATGGAACCCGGGATCCTCAAGTACTTCCAGACCAACGATAATGCCGCGATCAAGAGGCTTGAGAAAAACGGCATG
The Deltaproteobacteria bacterium DNA segment above includes these coding regions:
- the dctP gene encoding TRAP transporter substrate-binding protein DctP is translated as MRTKPFVRVSLLALLLAVPLWTLTAAAPADAKEVVIRAISAWPLSIDGNTWYKNYIKEVNKRGKGVVQIRLLGGNEVASAFEQFQALRTGIADMTNSAPAYYVGETVEAAAMSLIAPDSLEKYLEALRKSGAMEIINKAYREKSEMRFLGITVAGTGFRFLMAKPVKDLDGIKGKRIRASGAQDAAAIQALGGSPQTLPANELYTALQRGVVDGAYRAPNDAWSFGEHKVYKAMIATPIQFAPGGVYMPTRAWDKLADNVKKVLEGTIIDMEPGILKYFQTNDNAAIKRLEKNGMKVIEVDDAAKKRLSDARNAYWPELLKQSPKYGAQIQKALAPYN